The genomic window CCGCGGTAGTAGCCCCCCAGGAGCCCGAGCAGGCCGCCGATGAGGGTGCCGATGATGATCGCTCGAGTTGCGCGCCCCGAAGATCGTGCGGGAAAGGAGGTCGCGACCGGAGCTGTCACCGCCGAGCAGGTGGCCGCCGGCACCGAAGCCCTTGTTGGCGATGACCCCGCCGAGCGTGTCGTTCGGGTCGTCGAGGGGCAGGATCGGCGCGAGCAGCGCGGCTCCGATGATGAGGACGAGCCAGCCCATGCACAGCCAGGCGCCGATGCCCAGCCCCCGGAACCTGCCGCGGGACGGGCGGTCGGCGCCGGCCTCGACCGCGGCGATCTGCATCTCCGGCGTGCCGGGGAGCACGCCGGTCGCCGCGGCCTCGGCGGACAGCGAGTCGAGCGGGCTATCAGGCAACGGCTCGGGCATGGCGGATCCTCGGGTCGAGCACGACGTACAGGATGTCGACGAGGGCGTTGAACGCCACATACGCCACCGCGATGATGGCGACGTAGGCCTGCAGCGCGACGTACTGGCGGGTGGCGACGGCCTGCACCAGCTTGAGCCCCAGGCCCGGGAGCTGGAAGACCGCCTCGATGATCACCGCGCCGCCGATCAGCGCACCGACGTTGAGGGCGGCGACGGTGAGGAGCGAGAAGCTCGACGGTCGCAGCGCGTGGCGCAGGAGGATGCGCCGATTGGTCAGGCCCTTGGCCTTGGCCATCGTGATGAAGTCCTCCTGCAGCGTCTGGATCATGTCGCTGCGCAGGAGCCGCATGTAGATCGCGACCTGGCCGACGGCCAGGCTGACCGCGGGCAGAATCATGTGCTTGAAGTGCTCGCCGACGTTCTCACCGAACGGCACGTACTGCTGGGTGGGCAGTATCTTCCACTGCACACCCAGGTAGTAGATGAGGATCAACCCCAGGACGAAGCCGGGCAGGGCGAGCAGCCCGAACGCGCTCGTGTTGGTGATCTTGTCGAACCAGCTCCCTGCTCTGTACGCGGTGAGGATCCCGAGCGGGAGCGCGACGACCAGGGCGATGATCTGGGCGTAGAAGACGAGCTGCAGCGTGACAGGGAGCGCCTTGCCGATCCCGACCTTGACCGGCTCTCCGGTGCTGTAGTCGCGTCCGGGATCGCCTTTCACGAAGCCCTTCAGCCAGTTGTAGTACTGGGTGAAGAAGGGCTTGTCGAGACCGAGCTCGGCGCGGATGGTCGCCTTCTGCTCGGGGGTGGCGAACGGCTTGAGCGTGTCGACGGGGTCGCCGGGTATCAGCTTCAGCAGCGAGAACGAGAAGAACGTGACGAAGAAGAGCACCACCACGAGCTGGATGAGCTTCTTCACGACGGTACTCATCGGCGGTCCCGCCCTCCTCGTCCCTGCTGGTCAACGCGCGTCGAGCGCCTGTCCCTTCACCGCCGCTACCCGCGCCACAGTCCGACGACGGGCTGCACGCTCGCGATGGGCAGGCCCCGCTTGTCACCGTTCGGAAGCTTCGGGCCTTCGACGCCGTTGACGTCGGTCTTCGACGCGAACCCCCAGGTGGTGTACCAGGTCCACACGTTGTAACCGCCCTCGGCGAACCGCTTGCCGATGGCCTGGTAGTCCGCCCTGCGCTTGGCCGGGTCGGTCTCGGAGCGGCCCGCCTCGAGCGCCTTGTCGATCTCGGGGTCGTTGATGCGGCCGAAGTTCACAAGGTTCGGCTTGTCGAATGCCTTCGTGTCCTTGTTCCAGGCCTTGCTGTGCCACCACACGTAGAGCGTGTCGGGGTCGCCGCCCGGGAAGTTGCGCCAGAGGATGGCCTGGTAGTTCCCGGCGATCGCCTGGTTGATGTACTGGCTCTGCTCGGTGGCGGTCGGGATGTTGACGCTGATGCCCGCCTTGGCCAGCTGCGACTTGGCCGTGGCGGCCAGCGCCTGGGTCGCGGGATCGGGCGTGGTCGCCAGGTCGAAGCTCAGGTCCTTGCCGGTCTCCTGCTTGTACTTGGCGACGTAGTCCTTCGCCTTGGCCAGGTCGAACTTGGGCCAGCCCGGGTCGGCTTGGTAGCCCAAGGTCTCCGGGGCGTAGGGCTGCTTCGCGAGCTTGTTGACGCTGGCCTCGTGCACCCGGTTGAGCTCGTCGGCGTTCGTCGCGTAGATGACCGCGAGCCGGGCGTTGATGTTGTCGAACGGCGGCTTCGAGTTGTTCAGCATGGTGTGTGAGATCTCGGCCGAGCGGGTCGACTCGGTCATCTTGAGCGTGCCGCTCTTGACCTCCTTGCGCAGAAGGTCGATCGACTTGCCGTCAGTGAGGTGGATCAGATCGAACTGGCCGCCCTTGAGCCCGTTCACGAGCTGCGAGACATCGGGCTGGGGCCGGAACGTGATCTCGTCGAGGTACGGAAGCTGGACGCCGTTCTCGTCCTTCTGCCAGTAGTTGGGGTTCCTGACCGCGACGAACTTGTCGTTGGGCGTCCACTCCTTCTTCATGAACGGGCCCGTCCCGATCAGGTTCGAGGCGCAATTCGCCTTGTCCCTGATCTGTGCCGGCGCCGCCATGCCGAGCCGGCCGGTCGACCAGAGGAACGCCGGGAGCGCCACCCACGGGACGCGGGTGGTGATCTGCACGCTCATCGGGCCGGTGACCGTGACGCTGTTGACGTCGGCGAACACCAGGCCGAACAGGATGCCGCTGAGGTAGCCGTCGAGGTTCATCTTCACCGCGTCGGCGTTGAACGGCTCGCCGTTGTGGAACTGGATGCCGTCACGCAGGACGATCGTCCATTGCGTGTAGTCGGCGTTGTGGTCGACCGACTTGGCCAGATAGGGGACGTACTCGCCCTTGTCGTTCGGAGCGGTGAGTGTGTCGTAGATCGCGCTCGCGACCTGGATGCCACCGGCCGCCAGCTGGGCGGACTGGGGGCACCAGCCGCCGAGGGTCTCGGCCTCCAGCCCGTAGACGAGCGAGCCGCCGCGCTTGGGCGTGCCCTCGCCGGACGGCGTCGTGGCTTTGGTGCCCGTCGCCTTCTTGTTGTCGCTGCTGCTGCAGGACGACACGACGAGGGCCATGGCCGCCACGACTGCGAAGGTGGCAACCCACCGACGACGCGGCGCATACGAATCCAGCACGAGTGTCCCCCCGTGTCCGTTGGGGCCTGGGCCCCGCAAATGGTTCATAACACCCGGGCCGTCACAACTCACGCGGCGCCCAGGCTCCAAGGTCGAGTCAAGTTTCGGGGTGTTTCTACTCCCAAAGTGTGACGTGCGCCATAGGTTCCGCGGTCGCGCCCGGCGCACTTTTTTCTGGCGGTGCCTGCTCAGCGGGGCCCGGTTGCCTCAAGTCGCTGTGCCTTTCGTCCGATTCCCGGGCATTGGGCGCGTTGCCCGACTTCGTGCCATGCGCTGCCGCTCCCTCCCCGCCTTCGTCATCGCCGCCATCGCCGTGGGTGCGGTGTGCGGGTTCCCCGCAGCGACCGTCGCGTCACCGCTCGACGACGCGCGCGCGGAAGCCGCCCGGGTCGAGCAGCAGCTCGAGACGCAGGGGCAGCACGTGAGCGAGCTCGACGAGCGGTACAACCAGGCGCGGCTGGCCGCGGAGGGCGCGGAGGCCGAGCTGGCCCGCGCCGATGGCGCGCTCGACGAGTCGGGCGACCGGCTGGCTCGGGCGCGGGCGCAGCTGGTGACGCACGCGACCGTCGCGTACATCCACGGCGGCTCGGCCCCTGTGCTCGACCAGCTCGTCCGCACGCCCGGCCAAGATCTCGGCGTACGTCGGCGCTACCTCCAGACCGCGCTCGACGTCGCGGATCGGGCCGTCGACAGGGTGCGGACGGCGCAACGCGACCTGAGCCGGCACAAGGACGCGCTCGCCCGGGCGCGCGACGTCAGCCGCGGGGCGGCGGATCGCCTCGCCGCCGACCGTGACGCAGCCGCGGCCGCCGCGTCCGTCCAGCAGGCGACACTCGGTCGCGTGCGGCACGAGGTGAGCCGCCTGATCGCAGAGGACGAGGCGAAGGCCGCGGCCGCGGCTGCCCGACGGGTGCGTCTGGCCGCGGCGACACTCGCCGCCGCCGCGGCGAAGCGTCCGGTGGCCCGGCCGACCCCCGGCGCGTCGGGCGCGCCGGCCGCGCCGCACCCACCCGTCGTCGGTGGCGGATCGCCGGCTGCCGGGGCCGGCCTCGCCGTGGCGGAGGCCGCGCGGCAGCTGGGCAAGCCTTACGAGTGGGCGGGGGCGGGGCCCGACAGCTTCGACTGCTCGGGGCTCACGATGTGGGCCTGGCGCGCCGCCGGGGTCCAGCTCTCCCATTCGGCGGAGTACCAGTTCAGCGAGACCCATCGCGTCGAGTTGACCGACCTCCGGCCCGGCGACCTCGTGTTCTTCGGGGACCCCATCCACCACGTCGGGATCTACGTCGGCGGGGACACGATGATCGAGGCGCCTCACACCGGGGCGGTGGTGCGCTACGCCACCATCTGGCGTGCCGACTTGATCGTGGCGGGTCGCCCCTAAGCTCCCCCGGGTTGTGACCACCACGGCGACCGACGAGCAAGCCGTGAACCCCGTCCGGGCCCGCTTGCTGCTGACGCTCGCCGGGCTGATCACGGTCCCGGGGATCGTCCTGCGCTTCACCTCCCGCGACATCCCTCATCCCGCCGAGGCGCTGCTCTTCGGCCTGGCCATCGTCGGCGCCGCCTTCCTCCTGTCGTGGGCCGCCGAGGCGGCCCAGCTCGACATCTCCGCGGGGTTGGCGATCGCGCTTCTCGCGCTCATCGCCGTCCTGCCGGAGTACGCGGTCGACTTCGTCTTCGCCGACAAGGCCGGGCACGCGGTCGCCGAGTTCGGCAGCCGGTGCGCGGCGGCGAACAGCTCCACCGCGTCGCCGTGCTCGCTGGCCCTGGCCAACATGACCGGCGCCAACCGGCTGCTGATCGGCGTGGGCTGGTCGATGGTGGCCGTGCTGGCCTGGTGGCGGTGGCGGAAGCAGGGGGTGGCGGTCGGCGAGGTCAGGCTCGAGCGCTCGAACTCGGTGGAGATCGCGTACCTCACCGTCGCGTGCCTGTATTCGCTGACGCTGCCGCTGAAGCGCACCGTCACCCTGGTCGACGCCGTCATCCTCATCGGCATCTTCGTGGCGTACACCATCCGCATCTCCCGCGCCCCGGCCGAGACGCCGCACCTCGTCGGCCCTGCCGCCTATCTCGGGTCCTTCTCGACCGCCCATCGGCGGGCGGCGGTGGTGGGTCTGCTCGTATTCGCCGCCGCGGTCATCCTGCTCTGCGCCGAGCACTTCGCCGACGCGCTCGTGGCGACCGGCAAGTCGCTCGGCGTGAGCGAGTTCCTCCTCGTGCAGTGGCTGGCGCCGCTCGCGTCCGAAGCGCCCGAGCTGGTCGTCGCCGGCCTCTACGCGTGGCGGCTCAAGTCCGCCCTCGGGCTCAGCACCCTCGTCTCGGCCAAGGTCAACCAGTGGACCCTGCTGGTGGGCAGCCTGCCGAT from Actinomycetota bacterium includes these protein-coding regions:
- a CDS encoding ABC transporter permease; this translates as MSTVVKKLIQLVVVLFFVTFFSFSLLKLIPGDPVDTLKPFATPEQKATIRAELGLDKPFFTQYYNWLKGFVKGDPGRDYSTGEPVKVGIGKALPVTLQLVFYAQIIALVVALPLGILTAYRAGSWFDKITNTSAFGLLALPGFVLGLILIYYLGVQWKILPTQQYVPFGENVGEHFKHMILPAVSLAVGQVAIYMRLLRSDMIQTLQEDFITMAKAKGLTNRRILLRHALRPSSFSLLTVAALNVGALIGGAVIIEAVFQLPGLGLKLVQAVATRQYVALQAYVAIIAVAYVAFNALVDILYVVLDPRIRHARAVA
- a CDS encoding ABC transporter substrate-binding protein, encoding MNHLRGPGPNGHGGTLVLDSYAPRRRWVATFAVVAAMALVVSSCSSSDNKKATGTKATTPSGEGTPKRGGSLVYGLEAETLGGWCPQSAQLAAGGIQVASAIYDTLTAPNDKGEYVPYLAKSVDHNADYTQWTIVLRDGIQFHNGEPFNADAVKMNLDGYLSGILFGLVFADVNSVTVTGPMSVQITTRVPWVALPAFLWSTGRLGMAAPAQIRDKANCASNLIGTGPFMKKEWTPNDKFVAVRNPNYWQKDENGVQLPYLDEITFRPQPDVSQLVNGLKGGQFDLIHLTDGKSIDLLRKEVKSGTLKMTESTRSAEISHTMLNNSKPPFDNINARLAVIYATNADELNRVHEASVNKLAKQPYAPETLGYQADPGWPKFDLAKAKDYVAKYKQETGKDLSFDLATTPDPATQALAATAKSQLAKAGISVNIPTATEQSQYINQAIAGNYQAILWRNFPGGDPDTLYVWWHSKAWNKDTKAFDKPNLVNFGRINDPEIDKALEAGRSETDPAKRRADYQAIGKRFAEGGYNVWTWYTTWGFASKTDVNGVEGPKLPNGDKRGLPIASVQPVVGLWRG
- a CDS encoding NlpC/P60 family protein produces the protein MAATTAKVATHRRRGAYESSTSVPPCPLGPGPRKWFITPGPSQLTRRPGSKVESSFGVFLLPKCDVRHRFRGRARRTFFWRCLLSGARLPQVAVPFVRFPGIGRVARLRAMRCRSLPAFVIAAIAVGAVCGFPAATVASPLDDARAEAARVEQQLETQGQHVSELDERYNQARLAAEGAEAELARADGALDESGDRLARARAQLVTHATVAYIHGGSAPVLDQLVRTPGQDLGVRRRYLQTALDVADRAVDRVRTAQRDLSRHKDALARARDVSRGAADRLAADRDAAAAAASVQQATLGRVRHEVSRLIAEDEAKAAAAAARRVRLAAATLAAAAAKRPVARPTPGASGAPAAPHPPVVGGGSPAAGAGLAVAEAARQLGKPYEWAGAGPDSFDCSGLTMWAWRAAGVQLSHSAEYQFSETHRVELTDLRPGDLVFFGDPIHHVGIYVGGDTMIEAPHTGAVVRYATIWRADLIVAGRP
- a CDS encoding sodium:proton exchanger, producing the protein MNPVRARLLLTLAGLITVPGIVLRFTSRDIPHPAEALLFGLAIVGAAFLLSWAAEAAQLDISAGLAIALLALIAVLPEYAVDFVFADKAGHAVAEFGSRCAAANSSTASPCSLALANMTGANRLLIGVGWSMVAVLAWWRWRKQGVAVGEVRLERSNSVEIAYLTVACLYSLTLPLKRTVTLVDAVILIGIFVAYTIRISRAPAETPHLVGPAAYLGSFSTAHRRAAVVGLLVFAAAVILLCAEHFADALVATGKSLGVSEFLLVQWLAPLASEAPELVVAGLYAWRLKSALGLSTLVSAKVNQWTLLVGSLPIVFALSSGTHHGLPIDGDQRGELLLTAAQSVFAVAILATLSLSLREAFALFALFWAQFVVGAVVPESAHGAELTIVSVVYLGLAGTILVRDRGRLSALFVMGFRTSYRQLQEDP